Proteins from a genomic interval of Schistocerca piceifrons isolate TAMUIC-IGC-003096 chromosome 3, iqSchPice1.1, whole genome shotgun sequence:
- the LOC124788680 gene encoding uncharacterized protein LOC124788680 produces MKSKPGKYGIKIWDCADVKTSYLLQIQIYTGMVDNTREVNQGQRVVLDLMEPFLNSGKRLRRNSCQTEVHSSMLGFPNDLTLVSYVPKKRKAAILLSTQHNERRVSGEESEHQPEIILHYKKTKGVVDNGDKMTRE; encoded by the exons ATGAAAAGCAAGCCtggcaagtatggcattaaaatttgggATTGCgctgatgtgaagacatcttacttattacagatccaaatttacacaggaatggtggacaatactcgggaagtgaatcaaggacagagagtcgttttggatctgatggaaccatttctgaatagCG GAAAGAGACTCCGAAGGAATTCTTGCCAAACAGAAGTTCACTCTTCAATGCTGGGTTTCCCAAATGACTTGAccctagtttcctatgttccaaagaagAGAAAGGCAGCAATACTACTCTCTACTCAGCACAATGAGAGACGagtgagtggtgaagaaagtgaacacCAACCCGAAATCATACTGCACTACAAAAAAACCAAAGGTGTTgtagataatggggacaaaatgacaagagaataA